A genomic stretch from Xiphophorus maculatus strain JP 163 A chromosome 14, X_maculatus-5.0-male, whole genome shotgun sequence includes:
- the med11 gene encoding mediator of RNA polymerase II transcription subunit 11, with product MVVGVLKAAVFFVVLSSGSLSAFLTRMANERLRVLEEVEKDIAVVLQCAGNIVLELSKDKHNASHLDRQLVQFQTSISRVENELGAQIRYLTQVATGQPHEGSTYSTRKDCQMSLNRAEYAKVKLGELGRTCEAMLEQQQQQI from the exons ATGGTTGTTGGTGTATTGAAGGCGGCTGTTTTCTTCGTTGTATTAAGTTCTGGTTCGTTGAGCGCCTTCCTAACCCGGATGGCGAACGAGCGGCTCCGAGTcctggaggaggtggagaaggacATCGCGGTGGTCCTGCAGTGTGCTG GAAACATTGTTCTGGAGCTCTCCAAAGACAAACACAACGCCAGCCACCTGGACAGGCAACTGGTCCAGTTCCAGACGTCAATCAGTCGAGTGGAGAATGAACTGGGCGCCCAGATCCGCTACCTCACACAg GTAGCTACTGGCCAGCCACACGAGGGCTCCACTTACTCAACCAGGAAGGACTGTCAGATGTCACTGAACAGAGCTGAGTATGCAAAGGTCAAGTTGGGAGAACTGGGTCGGACATGTGAAGCCAtgctggagcagcagcagcagcagatatGA
- the pelp1 gene encoding proline-, glutamic acid- and leucine-rich protein 1 isoform X2, with the protein MATSAWMHGAAAMRLTEGLVSVLKEQRPEYLSEVLTNYREHGVFPTQGASDVAGLVGFCNAKLSSSKTRLEGLCLLSMLVKDSSSDLFQQHCLSWLRSLQQVIQSQAPCQSIQLAVSILQDLLQYSCQLAELAREVGLNSILGILMSLLGLKTECERAAMEGMRACMIYYPRACGSLKDKLGAYLLSKMDSTSRKTQEMACQGYSLLPCLGGLADRSAGTGRAEGWTNQIQCLLASANGILAQIYQGSETDEAVQYRGPGVELPFPHLDQTDPLLLLQLQHRYTAVCLVLKHTLRADPASAVHLPVRPILNLVCRALAVNSRNTSLTADGSLRLLVLPSVHISTLEVLAELITVVRSGMVQYAAVLQKLFSQMLCAWTAVPEANVGQQRAYSSVRVSVYRTLELWLQLVGASANVLQGASSHAELLFTHLLADITPGAESIKLRAGLSADVVPGGKPGPRRTKQLVMADPVGASLQRKGDPVSNQDTCLSALKVLRRIIQTSGTLLKNDIHKRLHEVVLPLCVRLQQQQTSSITACESVGGVSGQYSSALTRRQLYRLLLALVLVPSPCWPPPLTCTVSILSNGRLDRNLKVSSFCSEALTICNSLLHPRVPSIALPLPPLALKPPPTASVLSGPGPAPRLTLPTLLGGPTPGPPFPGRHPLSLGPNSLLGSLENHLSLVPGMPGPASAPGDLLLSPHGQPQPDPAGLGLPDGQRPVFVRYDKEEAEDVEISLASDSDDSVVIVPPGMLGSVSQLDDPAPGSQNLLSAGAGAGVPLPGGDTVAMVPSTAAPASLDVTSLPNDLVPTSSTPANSFPSSSGSVVSLVTSLTPGSAPPPAGGLVDPVAVKPQLQQMLLQPPAPGPQGPPGSVALPLQVQLQNQLAQQGRHLHQHPPPAPPSNQDSAVININSTDDEDEDEEDMEDDEELEEEEEEDGLDEEEEGSEDFYEGEEYEDFDDEEAEELEEEEEDEDGDMPPLEGSEDKSEEVTMEEEEEEEEEEKALGAEEEEGEGAGFNPEGGIEELQSSRALFGEERMKVQEVESIGVLEEARGGDRGDGEDDSERMDDPSMPQILCVTGGALEERADSSQEAAQAAGELQDQLTLWDQNHQQNPPTGASEEEPTAHSQEESVAEREQEAGVREEVALEAELQEEEEPVVVQEEAAAGASGGEETPAAPHDPQQDQTDTQQGYETQAEWTKPVGEQGEKEEESNTEEEEKGMKRKREEEVIEDEARPSPEKKKDDEAMASMLADFIACPPDDEDVASGSNQS; encoded by the exons ATGGCTACCTCTGCTTGGATGCATGGCGCCGCCGCTATGAGGCTCACAGAGGGTCTGGTGTCGGTCCTCAAGGAACAGCGTCCAGAGTATCTGTCCGAGGTGTTGACTAACTACAGGGAACATGGCGTGTTTCCCACCCAG GGCGCGAGCGATGTCGCGGGGCTCGTGGGCTTTTGCAATGCTAAACTGAGCTCCAGCAAAACCAG ATTGGAGGGGCTGTGCCTGCTGTCCATGCTGGTTAAAGACAGTTCCAGTGATCTGTTCCAGCAGCACTGTCTGTCCTGGCTGCGCTCACTGCAGCAGGTCATCCag TCCCAGGCTCCGTGTCAGAGCATCCAGCTGGCGGTCAGCATCCTGCAGGACCTGCTGCAGTACTCATGTCAGCTAGCAGAGCTGGCCAGGGAGGTCGGCCTCAACTCCATCCTCGGCATCTTGATGTCACTCCTGGGCCTGAAGACAGAG TGTGAGCGTGCAGCCATGGAGGGGATGAGAGCCTGTATGATCTACTACCCCAGAGCCTGCGGCTCCCTCAAG GACAAACTAGGAGCCTATCTCCTCTCCAAAATGGACAGCACAAGCAGGAAAACTCAAGAG ATGGCCTGTCAGGGCTACAGCCTCCTGCCCTGTCTAGGGGGTCTGGCCGACAGGTCGGCCGGTACCGGCAGAGCCGAAGGATGGACCAATCAGATTCAATGTCTGCTGGCCTCAGCCAATGGCATTCTGGCTCAGATCTACCAAGGTTCTGAAACAG ATGAAGCAGTTCAGTATCGGGGTCCAGGTGTGGAGCTGCCCTTTCCTCATCTTGATCAAACGGATCCGCTGCtccttctgcagctgcagcacagaTACACAGCTGTCTGCCTGGTGCTGAAACACACACTCCG AGCGGATCCTGCCTCAGCCGTACATCTGCCCGTCAGACCCATCCTCAACCTGGTGTGCCGAGCGCTCGCTGTCAACTCCAGGAACACG AGTTTAACAGCAGATGGAAGCCTGAGGTTGTTGGTTCTCCCCAGTGTTCACATCAGCACTCTGGAGGTGCTGGCAGAGCTCATCACAGT agtgCGCAGCGGCATGGTGCAGTACGCTGCTGTATTACAGAAGCTGTTTTCTCAGATGCTGTGTGCCTGGACGGCCGTACCTGAAGCTAACGTTGGTCAGCAGAGAGCTTACAG CTCGGTGCGGGTCTCTGTGTACAGAACCTTAGAGCTGTGGCTGCAGCTTGTTGGAGCTTCAGCTAACGTCCTCCAGGGAGCCTCCAGCCACGCAGAGCTGCTGTTCACCCACCTGCTGGCCGACATCACGCCCGGAGCAGAATCTATCAAG CTGCGGGCGGGGCTGTCGGCTGATGTGGTTCCTGGAGGGAAGCCCGGCCCTCGCAGGACGAAGCAGCTGGTCATGGCTGACCCGGTGGGGGCGTCGCTCCAGAGGAAAGGGGACCCGGTCTCCAACCAGGACACCTGCCTGTCAGCCCTGAAAG ttctcaGACGCATCATACAGACCAGTGGGACGCTTCTAAAGAATGACATACACAAA CGCCTCCATGAGGTGGTGCTGCCGCTGTGTGTgcgcctccagcagcagcagactaGCAGCATCACTGCATGCGAGTCTGTAGGGGGCGTCAGTGGGCAGTACAGCAGCGCCCTGACCCGCCGTCAACTCTACAG GTTGCTGCTGGCCCTGGTTCTCGTCCCGTCTCCATGCTGGCCTCCGCCTCTGACCTGCACCGTGTCCATCCTCAGCAATGGCCGCCTGGACCGCAACCTCAAG GTTTCGTCTTTCTGTTCTGAGGCTCTGACCATCTGTAACTCCCTCCTCCACCCCCGCGTTCCATCCATCGCCCTCCCGCTGCCCCCGCTCGCCCTGAAGCCCCCCCCCACTGCCTCTGTCCTGTCCGGCCCGGGCCCCGCCCCCAGGTTGACTCTGCCCACCCTGCTAGGTGGCCCCACACCCGGGCCGCCCTTCCCCGGCCGTCACCCGCTCAGCCTGGGCCCCAACTCTCTGCTGGGCTCTCTGGAGAACCATCTGTCCCTGGTTCCAGGGATGCCGGGCCCTGCCTCGGCCCCTGGAGACCTCCTGCTGTCGCCCCACGGCCAGCCACAGCCGGACCCTGCCGGGCTGGGGCTCCCGGACGGCCAGAGGCCCGTGTTTGTCCGCTACGACAAAGAAGAGGCAGAGGATGTGGAGATCTCTCTGGCCAGCGACTCAGACGACAGTGTGGTCATCGTCCCGCCAGGCATGCTGGGATCAGTTAGCCAGCTGGATGATCCGGCCCCTGGCTCCCAGAACCTGCTTTCTGCTGGAGCTGGGGCCGGTGTCCCCCTGCCAGGGGGAGACACTGTCGCCATGGTTCCCAGCACGGCAGCTCCAGCCTCGTTGGACGTGACGTCGCTGCCCAACGATCTGGTCCCCACCTCCAGCACCCCCGCCAACTCCTTCCCCTCGTCCAGCGGCTCAGTGGTCTCCCTGGTGACGTCGCTGACCCCCGGCTCCGCCCCCCCTCCTGCCGGGGGCCTGGTGGACCCCGTGGCGGTCAAgcctcagctgcagcagatgcTGCTGCAGCCCCCGGCCCCGGGGCCCCAGGGGCCCCCTGGCTCCGTGGCCCTGCCGCTGCAGGTGCAGCTGCAGAACCAGCTGGCCCAGCAGGGCCGCCACCTTCACCAGCACCCACCACCAGCTCCACCCAGCAACCAGGACTCAGCCGTCATCAACATAAACAGCACCGATGATGAGGACGAAGACGAAGAGGATATGGAGGATGATgaagagctggaggaggaggaggaggaggatggtcttgatgaggaggaggaagggagtGAAGACTTTTATGAGGGGGAGGAGTACGAAGACTTTGATGATGAGGAGGCTGAAGAGctagaagaggaagaggaggatgaagatggGGACATGCCTCCTCTGGAGGGATCAGAGGACAAGTCAGAGGAGGTGAccatggaggaggaggaagaggaggaggaggaggagaaggccCTGGgagcagaagaggaagagggggagggGGCGGGGTTTAACCCAGAGGGGGGcatagaggagctgcagagcagcagagctCTGTTTGGAGAGGAGAGGATGAAGGTCCAGGAGGTGGAGAGCATCGGAGTTCTGGAAGAGGCAAGGGGGGGAGACAGGGGGGACGGGGAGGACGACAGCGAGCGCATGGACGACCCCAGCATGCCTCAGATCCTGTGTGTTACTGGAGGAGCGCTGGAGGAGAGGGCAGACAGCAGCCAGGAGGCTGCCCAGGCAGCAGGGGAGCTTCAGGACCAGCTCACACTGtgggaccagaaccaccagcaGAACCCACCCACCGGGGCCTCTGAGGAGGAGCCCACTGCTCACAGTCAGGAG GAGTCTGTGGCTGAACGTGAACAGGAAGCTGGCGTGCGAGAAGAGGTGGcgctggaggcggagcttcaggaggaggaagagccaGTCGTTGTGCAGGaggaagctgcagcaggagcaTCGGGAGGCGAGGAGACCCCTGCTGCTCCTCATGATCCTCAACAGGATCAGACCGACACGCAGCAAGGATATGAAACGCAAGCAGAATGGACGAAACCCGTCGGAGAACaaggagaaaaggaagaagagaGTAAtactgaggaggaggagaaagggaTGAAGCggaagagagaagaggaggTCATAGAGGACGAAGCTAGACCAAGtcctgaaaagaaaaag GACGATGAAGCGATGGCCTCCATGTTGGCAGATTTTATTGCCTGTCCacctgatgatgaagatgttgcCTCAGGATCCAACCAATCATAA
- the pelp1 gene encoding proline-, glutamic acid- and leucine-rich protein 1 isoform X1, with protein sequence MATSAWMHGAAAMRLTEGLVSVLKEQRPEYLSEVLTNYREHGVFPTQGASDVAGLVGFCNAKLSSSKTRLEGLCLLSMLVKDSSSDLFQQHCLSWLRSLQQVIQSQAPCQSIQLAVSILQDLLQYSCQLAELAREVGLNSILGILMSLLGLKTECERAAMEGMRACMIYYPRACGSLKDKLGAYLLSKMDSTSRKTQEMACQGYSLLPCLGGLADRSAGTGRAEGWTNQIQCLLASANGILAQIYQGSETDEAVQYRGPGVELPFPHLDQTDPLLLLQLQHRYTAVCLVLKHTLRADPASAVHLPVRPILNLVCRALAVNSRNTSLTADGSLRLLVLPSVHISTLEVLAELITVVRSGMVQYAAVLQKLFSQMLCAWTAVPEANVGQQRAYSSVRVSVYRTLELWLQLVGASANVLQGASSHAELLFTHLLADITPGAESIKLRAGLSADVVPGGKPGPRRTKQLVMADPVGASLQRKGDPVSNQDTCLSALKVLRRIIQTSGTLLKNDIHKRLHEVVLPLCVRLQQQQTSSITACESVGGVSGQYSSALTRRQLYRLLLALVLVPSPCWPPPLTCTVSILSNGRLDRNLKVSSFCSEALTICNSLLHPRVPSIALPLPPLALKPPPTASVLSGPGPAPRLTLPTLLGGPTPGPPFPGRHPLSLGPNSLLGSLENHLSLVPGMPGPASAPGDLLLSPHGQPQPDPAGLGLPDGQRPVFVRYDKEEAEDVEISLASDSDDSVVIVPPGMLGSVSQLDDPAPGSQNLLSAGAGAGVPLPGGDTVAMVPSTAAPASLDVTSLPNDLVPTSSTPANSFPSSSGSVVSLVTSLTPGSAPPPAGGLVDPVAVKPQLQQMLLQPPAPGPQGPPGSVALPLQVQLQNQLAQQGRHLHQHPPPAPPSNQDSAVININSTDDEDEDEEDMEDDEELEEEEEEDGLDEEEEGSEDFYEGEEYEDFDDEEAEELEEEEEDEDGDMPPLEGSEDKSEEVTMEEEEEEEEEEKALGAEEEEGEGAGFNPEGGIEELQSSRALFGEERMKVQEVESIGVLEEARGGDRGDGEDDSERMDDPSMPQILCVTGGALEERADSSQEAAQAAGELQDQLTLWDQNHQQNPPTGASEEEPTAHSQEESVAEREQEAGVREEVALEAELQEEEEPVVVQEEAAAGASGGEETPAAPHDPQQDQTDTQQGYETQAEWTKPVGEQGEKEEESNTEEEEKGMKRKREEEVIEDEARPSPEKKKQDDEAMASMLADFIACPPDDEDVASGSNQS encoded by the exons ATGGCTACCTCTGCTTGGATGCATGGCGCCGCCGCTATGAGGCTCACAGAGGGTCTGGTGTCGGTCCTCAAGGAACAGCGTCCAGAGTATCTGTCCGAGGTGTTGACTAACTACAGGGAACATGGCGTGTTTCCCACCCAG GGCGCGAGCGATGTCGCGGGGCTCGTGGGCTTTTGCAATGCTAAACTGAGCTCCAGCAAAACCAG ATTGGAGGGGCTGTGCCTGCTGTCCATGCTGGTTAAAGACAGTTCCAGTGATCTGTTCCAGCAGCACTGTCTGTCCTGGCTGCGCTCACTGCAGCAGGTCATCCag TCCCAGGCTCCGTGTCAGAGCATCCAGCTGGCGGTCAGCATCCTGCAGGACCTGCTGCAGTACTCATGTCAGCTAGCAGAGCTGGCCAGGGAGGTCGGCCTCAACTCCATCCTCGGCATCTTGATGTCACTCCTGGGCCTGAAGACAGAG TGTGAGCGTGCAGCCATGGAGGGGATGAGAGCCTGTATGATCTACTACCCCAGAGCCTGCGGCTCCCTCAAG GACAAACTAGGAGCCTATCTCCTCTCCAAAATGGACAGCACAAGCAGGAAAACTCAAGAG ATGGCCTGTCAGGGCTACAGCCTCCTGCCCTGTCTAGGGGGTCTGGCCGACAGGTCGGCCGGTACCGGCAGAGCCGAAGGATGGACCAATCAGATTCAATGTCTGCTGGCCTCAGCCAATGGCATTCTGGCTCAGATCTACCAAGGTTCTGAAACAG ATGAAGCAGTTCAGTATCGGGGTCCAGGTGTGGAGCTGCCCTTTCCTCATCTTGATCAAACGGATCCGCTGCtccttctgcagctgcagcacagaTACACAGCTGTCTGCCTGGTGCTGAAACACACACTCCG AGCGGATCCTGCCTCAGCCGTACATCTGCCCGTCAGACCCATCCTCAACCTGGTGTGCCGAGCGCTCGCTGTCAACTCCAGGAACACG AGTTTAACAGCAGATGGAAGCCTGAGGTTGTTGGTTCTCCCCAGTGTTCACATCAGCACTCTGGAGGTGCTGGCAGAGCTCATCACAGT agtgCGCAGCGGCATGGTGCAGTACGCTGCTGTATTACAGAAGCTGTTTTCTCAGATGCTGTGTGCCTGGACGGCCGTACCTGAAGCTAACGTTGGTCAGCAGAGAGCTTACAG CTCGGTGCGGGTCTCTGTGTACAGAACCTTAGAGCTGTGGCTGCAGCTTGTTGGAGCTTCAGCTAACGTCCTCCAGGGAGCCTCCAGCCACGCAGAGCTGCTGTTCACCCACCTGCTGGCCGACATCACGCCCGGAGCAGAATCTATCAAG CTGCGGGCGGGGCTGTCGGCTGATGTGGTTCCTGGAGGGAAGCCCGGCCCTCGCAGGACGAAGCAGCTGGTCATGGCTGACCCGGTGGGGGCGTCGCTCCAGAGGAAAGGGGACCCGGTCTCCAACCAGGACACCTGCCTGTCAGCCCTGAAAG ttctcaGACGCATCATACAGACCAGTGGGACGCTTCTAAAGAATGACATACACAAA CGCCTCCATGAGGTGGTGCTGCCGCTGTGTGTgcgcctccagcagcagcagactaGCAGCATCACTGCATGCGAGTCTGTAGGGGGCGTCAGTGGGCAGTACAGCAGCGCCCTGACCCGCCGTCAACTCTACAG GTTGCTGCTGGCCCTGGTTCTCGTCCCGTCTCCATGCTGGCCTCCGCCTCTGACCTGCACCGTGTCCATCCTCAGCAATGGCCGCCTGGACCGCAACCTCAAG GTTTCGTCTTTCTGTTCTGAGGCTCTGACCATCTGTAACTCCCTCCTCCACCCCCGCGTTCCATCCATCGCCCTCCCGCTGCCCCCGCTCGCCCTGAAGCCCCCCCCCACTGCCTCTGTCCTGTCCGGCCCGGGCCCCGCCCCCAGGTTGACTCTGCCCACCCTGCTAGGTGGCCCCACACCCGGGCCGCCCTTCCCCGGCCGTCACCCGCTCAGCCTGGGCCCCAACTCTCTGCTGGGCTCTCTGGAGAACCATCTGTCCCTGGTTCCAGGGATGCCGGGCCCTGCCTCGGCCCCTGGAGACCTCCTGCTGTCGCCCCACGGCCAGCCACAGCCGGACCCTGCCGGGCTGGGGCTCCCGGACGGCCAGAGGCCCGTGTTTGTCCGCTACGACAAAGAAGAGGCAGAGGATGTGGAGATCTCTCTGGCCAGCGACTCAGACGACAGTGTGGTCATCGTCCCGCCAGGCATGCTGGGATCAGTTAGCCAGCTGGATGATCCGGCCCCTGGCTCCCAGAACCTGCTTTCTGCTGGAGCTGGGGCCGGTGTCCCCCTGCCAGGGGGAGACACTGTCGCCATGGTTCCCAGCACGGCAGCTCCAGCCTCGTTGGACGTGACGTCGCTGCCCAACGATCTGGTCCCCACCTCCAGCACCCCCGCCAACTCCTTCCCCTCGTCCAGCGGCTCAGTGGTCTCCCTGGTGACGTCGCTGACCCCCGGCTCCGCCCCCCCTCCTGCCGGGGGCCTGGTGGACCCCGTGGCGGTCAAgcctcagctgcagcagatgcTGCTGCAGCCCCCGGCCCCGGGGCCCCAGGGGCCCCCTGGCTCCGTGGCCCTGCCGCTGCAGGTGCAGCTGCAGAACCAGCTGGCCCAGCAGGGCCGCCACCTTCACCAGCACCCACCACCAGCTCCACCCAGCAACCAGGACTCAGCCGTCATCAACATAAACAGCACCGATGATGAGGACGAAGACGAAGAGGATATGGAGGATGATgaagagctggaggaggaggaggaggaggatggtcttgatgaggaggaggaagggagtGAAGACTTTTATGAGGGGGAGGAGTACGAAGACTTTGATGATGAGGAGGCTGAAGAGctagaagaggaagaggaggatgaagatggGGACATGCCTCCTCTGGAGGGATCAGAGGACAAGTCAGAGGAGGTGAccatggaggaggaggaagaggaggaggaggaggagaaggccCTGGgagcagaagaggaagagggggagggGGCGGGGTTTAACCCAGAGGGGGGcatagaggagctgcagagcagcagagctCTGTTTGGAGAGGAGAGGATGAAGGTCCAGGAGGTGGAGAGCATCGGAGTTCTGGAAGAGGCAAGGGGGGGAGACAGGGGGGACGGGGAGGACGACAGCGAGCGCATGGACGACCCCAGCATGCCTCAGATCCTGTGTGTTACTGGAGGAGCGCTGGAGGAGAGGGCAGACAGCAGCCAGGAGGCTGCCCAGGCAGCAGGGGAGCTTCAGGACCAGCTCACACTGtgggaccagaaccaccagcaGAACCCACCCACCGGGGCCTCTGAGGAGGAGCCCACTGCTCACAGTCAGGAG GAGTCTGTGGCTGAACGTGAACAGGAAGCTGGCGTGCGAGAAGAGGTGGcgctggaggcggagcttcaggaggaggaagagccaGTCGTTGTGCAGGaggaagctgcagcaggagcaTCGGGAGGCGAGGAGACCCCTGCTGCTCCTCATGATCCTCAACAGGATCAGACCGACACGCAGCAAGGATATGAAACGCAAGCAGAATGGACGAAACCCGTCGGAGAACaaggagaaaaggaagaagagaGTAAtactgaggaggaggagaaagggaTGAAGCggaagagagaagaggaggTCATAGAGGACGAAGCTAGACCAAGtcctgaaaagaaaaag CAGGACGATGAAGCGATGGCCTCCATGTTGGCAGATTTTATTGCCTGTCCacctgatgatgaagatgttgcCTCAGGATCCAACCAATCATAA